The genome window GGAACCGATAGTGGCTGTGCGTCTTCCTCCTGTACCATGGTCTCGACATCTTCGCCGTAAACTTCGGATGCCGAAGGGTAGTACTGCTTGTCCTCGTGCAATACCACTGCGTTTGACGCAGCTTCATCGACGCGTATCAATGCATGTTGAGGCACTATGTTGCCGTCTTCATCCAGCTCCATATTGGCGAGacgctcgtcatcgtcttcgccatcatcatATCCTTCAAGCGGGGCAGGTTGCTCGAGAGATGGAGGTGGATCTTGTCCATATCCCTGTGAGTGGTCGTCGTCTGAACCAAGCTCTGAGTCCGAAAGTGGGCCGATGTAGTTGCCGAACTCGTCGTAGTCGTCCATGATGGGCAATGGCGGCTAGCACAGCCGGATCTACGATTTTggtggtcgagatggatgcAGGCGTGCAAGAAACCCGGAAACTGAGCCAGTTACGCTTCAAAGCTACTTGCCTGTCGTTTGCTTCCTGCTCTGGAGTACGGGTCGCAAAGAATGTTGTCGGATGACAGAAGGCGATCCGATTGTAGTCGTTTGAGAAGAAGGGGACAAAGTTAGCAGTTACAAAATCTCCCGACTGCCGAAAACATGAAAAAGGGCGAGTCGTGAAGGAAACATAAAATTAAACAGAGCTagaaaatcgtgattccaCCAAGTCTGAGTCCTGAGTTGCAGAACGGTGCGTGGTGACGTCTAAGAGTGCGGATCagccgattcgtgattggagaGCTCTTCGCTACACAGACCCTTTTCGTAGCAATCGAGATGCAGATTCCTCCACTGTACTATTCAGCGAGAGTAGTGCATACAGTTACAGTCACGTACCACCAGCCATCTGCGCTTACAGCTTCACACCATCACCAGAGAAAAAAGTGGGCTCGATCACCTGCTCGGACAAGCCCAAGCTACGTCTTCCAGCGATCCTTCCAAAACGACGTCCTTCGTTGCCTCTAACAGATATTTACACAGGGTCTCGAGCCGCTGGCCGTGTCAGGGACTTTGCGAATCCGACCTACTGCTCGACCTACCCTACCGTTTTAAATTTCTTTGCTGATATGGAAACATTGTGATCCGGCTCTGCTCTTCTGGTACTCGTCTTCTCTGCTGTTTGGATTGCCTCGAGGATGCCGTCAATATCGCCGCAACACACCGCAGAGcctagcagcagcacgcagTCCACATTGCACTCGACGCCTGCTGTAAGCCAGGTCCGCATACAAACGCCTGAAGCACCTGCcagcctcgacgagctgctcaaatCGCCTCATAATCCTGCCTTGCAGATTCGTCAGCCTAGCTCGACGCTTCGAGGCGCCACCCCGGATGACCAGCGAAGACGGAATGGTTTCCACCTTTGGCGCACCGAGTCGGAAGACGCCCGTAACGCGCGGCTGCGCCAAGCGAtccaagcagcagaggcacAGGCTAACGCGCCACCGAGTCTCAAGCATCGACTTGGCAACGCTCTCGGGAAAGCTTCCGATTGGATTCAGTCACGCGGCTTTCTGAGCTTGTACAGGCTCAACCCGATCCAATTAGGCGATGGCACGGAAGCGATACTGTCGGACGCCTTTGCGGTTCGCTCACCAAAACTCTCTCGGCTCGGCCTAATCGTTCTTACAATCAGTCTGGCAGGCGCTCAGCTCGCATGGACGCTCGAACTTGCGTACGGAACACCGTATCTTCTTTCGCTCGGTCTAAGCCAGCAAAGCACCAGCTTGGTCTGGCTCGCCGGCCCACTCAGCGGTCTCATCGCTCAGCCGGTCGTCGGCTCGCTTTCGGATCATTCCACATCATCTTTTCGTCGCCGAAAATACATGATCATCtcggctttgctgctgacTGTTTCGACCATTACTCTTGCCTACTCAGTCCCTATCTCTACTTCcctcgtcgatctcttcGGAGGCGGACTTGCCGACTGGGATCCTCGCCGCCACGATTTGGTCCATTCCACCACGCAGATTATCTCGGTCATGGCCTTTTGGATCCTCGACTTTGCTCTCAATGGGCTTCAGGCTGCTTCGCGAGCGCTTATCCTCGATACCGCGCCTTCCGAACAGCAGACTATTGCGAATGCGTGGCAGGGCAGGATGACCCATGCGGGCAACGTGGTGGGGTATCTGTGCGGATGGGTCGACCTTGCCAGTTGGAAATCGCTGCGCTGGCTCGGGGGAGGTCAGTTTCGGCGATTCGCCATGATCTCGTTGCTCGCCATGATCTCGTGCGTTAGCGTCACCATCTCGTGCATCTCCGAGTCGCCGACAGACGATCGGTTTTCGCAATCGACGCATCAACGACAATCCATGTGCACCTCGGCATGGAGCACCGCCCAGGCGACGTTGGATGATGTATGGCATGCCATCCGCAGGTTGCCTAGATCGGTACGGAGGGTATGCCTGGTACAGCTGTTTGCGTTCATGGGTTGGTTCCCGTTCCTCTTCTACAGCACTACATATATCCTGCAGATCGCGCAGTACGAGCGGAATCTCGAGCACAGACGTACACATGACGACCTCATCCTTGTACAGCCGTTTGATGCTGGTCAGGGTGGACAGGCTGGCCGTCCGAGCTCGGACCGGGATGCAGAGCGTGGATCGTTTGCCATGCTCATGTTTGCTCTCATTTCGCTCGTTTCTGCAGCGCTGTTGCCATATCTCGCTTTGGCCGGTGAAAAACGTGATCAACCTTGTCTCAAAAATGCTGATTCAAACAACGGCCAAGAGACCCCCACCCCACCGTTGCAGATCAACATACCTGCGGATCGCGCATCACTGTGGAGCGAACCACGGCACACGGCGGATCGCGAGCATTCTGAGCGCATCTCGCGTGTTCAGCGCGTAACCCGCGGTCTAGTTCAAGGTCTGACGCTACGAACATTCTGGAGCGtcgcctcgatcgtctttgctgcttTGATGCTCGTCGGGACAGCTTGGGCGTCTACGGTACGGCAAGCTACGGTGGTGATCGCGCTTGTCGGCGTGCCGTGGAGCGTTGCTGCGTGGGCACCATTTGCGCTGGTCGGCGAGTTCGTGAGGGAGGCCGAGGATGGCGCATCTCCGTTTGAATTCGAACAAGATCATTGGTCGCCAGCTCGGATGAGGGCTAGGGCAGCGGCGACCGAAGAGGGGCGGCCAAGAAAGCACAGCCAGCCAAGTGCTCACGAATCGGTTAGCAGGGTGGACCAAGCTGATGTCGGGGCTGGGGGAGGATTCAAGTACATTGATCAGGTATCACCTACAAGGATGGGTAGGGGTGGAGAACAAGGTGCGAGGGAGAGAATCCGAGCGTCGCTGGTGGATTGTGCACCTCTACCACGCACTTCGACGGCGAGCAGTGAGGATGTCGAATCGCTCCATGTAGCACCGCATTgcggtgatggtggcggATGGCGCTCTTCGTCCTACTCGTCGCATGCGCCCACTCCACAGAACGCAACCGGCGGAGCGGGGACTATTCTGGGCATTCACAacctcgccatcgtcgctcCACAgttcgtcgtcgccatcatcgcctcGCTCATCTTCAGCGCCGTACACTCGAGTCTCAGCGCCACACATCTCGTCTTGAACTCTCCGGCGCTGGCCTCCTTGGCTGACAGGGATCATCGAGTAGCGCAAGGTGGCGTGGTGAATCCAGCGAAAGGAACAGTTTGGGTTTTAAGGTTCGGAGGAAGCATGGCTCTCATCGCGGCTGTTGTGGCGAGATTCGTACCGTTGACGCTTAGCGAGAGACAGAGACGCTACCCTGCCCAGCAGCCGATACAGCACCACGCAGCAGGCCAGCATGACGATTACCGCGACGTCCtataatcgtgaatgcactTCGAATTTCGTGCCACCTCTTTTTCGtgaccaagatcaaggtCGGTTGCAACCAAGACGAGGCTCGTCTGTGTTTGCGACAGGAACACTCAGGTCTGCAATGACGTCGAGAAGTCGTGACCCACAAAGGAGAGATGAGGTGGTCAAGTGCGTTAGGAAGATTTATTGGGGTGGGGGAGAGGTACAAATACAGGATGAATGCAATAGAATGCGATGGGGACGATAGATGGAAAGAGTACAGTGAGATGCGATGATGCGATGATTGAATAAAAGTATAAATGAGTTGGCAAGAGCACAGATGCGAGAGCGAAGGAGGAGAGGAATTACTGTTCATCCTCGAATTGAGCAAGAACGACTTCCTCCTGCCAACATTCATCGTCACCATGCAGCTCACCGTTGCAGCAGTCGTTTTTGCAAACAAACACAAATGCTGTGCTCCAGACTAGCCCGGTCCTCGCATCAAATGTCAAGTCACCGGTCGTCGCTTTCTGCCCGTTGCCCTCAGCAGAGCCAGGCAAGCGTCGACCGagagcttgctcgatcgccgCCTTTCGTTTCGCCTCTTCATCTTGCGTTTCGGACAACGAGACTTCGAGTGCATCGGGAGCGACCGATCCGTCGGCAGCTTGGATCTGATCCGCGCGAAGCAAGTTGATCAAGTTGGGCATGAGTTGTGCTTCAAATACCCGCTCTGCGCCGCATTGCTGGCAAGGAGGAACTGCTCGTGCGCTGAACGAGCGTTCTccaggagcagcagagccGGCGGTGAATTGACCCTTGGTGACAGCAACACCTTGTCCCGCTTTTGGTTGATATTCCTTGGGCCACAGCAGATCGTAGATCTTGCCTTTGGCGTGGAAAGCAATTGGCTGGCCACCGAACTCGTATCGAACAGCCTGTCTCGGTTCAACAGAAACCCGCTTTAGAAAACGTTCAAAAGTatcgtcgatgccgtcgagcagcatcttTTCATAGCCTTCCTTGGCGAACCCCTTGAGGtcagcgtcgtcggcgGCAGAGTCAGTGGTGGTGAGGGCGccggatgcggatgcggatttgagcatcgctgcttcttgcttggAGAGCTTCTTGGAgagcgaggacgagcaaggcTCGGGGACGGTATTCAGGTAGAGCGGTGGATATCGCGTCGACGATTCCACCCATGTAGATTCAGCCGTGGGGGCTGAGGCAGCAAGATCGGATTTCAGCGCAAGTTCTTCGGCTAgcctctcgctctcggaTTCTTCATCCCCCTCGTCGGACTCATCCCCCGATTCATCGTCAGAGTCTtgcgcctcgtcggcgaCGTGCGTTGCTGatgcaggagcagcagcggcggcggtggcgaaAGGGTTATCTGAGCTACCGCCGAAGAGCAAACCTCCTAATCCGGCATTGGCACCGCCAGCAGGAGCCGAGAATGGGTTGATCTTGGCGCGCTCTTCCTGTTcctgcttggctttggcagctgccgcttcgcgctccttcttggcctgttcgcgagcaagacgcttgGCTTTTTGCTTTTCAAGCTTCGCAGCCCAGCGACGGTTGAATTTGAGCGTGCGAATCACGCGTAATCTGTTGTAATTGGCAAAACAAGGTCGGAACAAAACATGAGAAAGGTCAACGATGGTGCTACAGAAGACGTTTGTAAAGAGGAGAGCCATCTTGATATCATGTCTCATGTCGATAAAATACATGGGGGCATCATTGTTAAAAAGCTCGTTTGTCAAAGTTGTAAATCTTTTCAGAACCCACGGGGCGTCAAGTGAAGAAATTGATACTAATCCTGTGCCCCCTATGTAGCGTCGATGGCCACGATATTAATGGTGTTGTAGAGTGAAACTTACGAAGAGGCGTCGTTCCGCTGACACGCTGGTCTAGCGCAACCCCAGACCAAAAGGCATCGGTCATAGGGAGATTCGACGAGAGGTGCAAAGATCTGCACGAGgagctgcatctgctgctcacATGAATTGCACTGTGCAATCTTGTCAGATGGGCAAGCCTTCATAGGAAGCCATGCGGCGCGACCACCGAtgcgcgagacgagcgGGTTagcctcgtcatcgccttCGAGCGGTCCATCTGCGAGGCCGAGCTGAACATCAGAGGCGTCGAACTCGGAGCCAGAGTCAGAATCGTAACCGTCGTCTGAGGCCGGCTGTGGCATCTAAAGCAATGTAAGACGCAcaaaagaagaagaaaaatCGATCTGGTGTCAGATGGTTTGTCCGTTTGCCGCAAACTCCAATGCATGGAAAAGAAAAGAGCTCAGGATTAGGTAGCCTAGGGTTAACAGCACAGAAATCCCCCAGGCGTCTCTCACCGAAGTGGTCGACGTGCCTCCCGTTTAATAGGGACTCTAAGACTCGTCATCTAGTTTTTGTCATCATTTTGCAAAAGAGGGAGGGAGGTAGTGGGCCTAAGAGGCGAGTAAAGTGATTGCATATATCAAGGATACGTACGATGATGTTACTTGTGTATGATCGAGTGTTCTGATACCGACTTGGAGTCTCAGAACGGGTATATGGGGATGGGGATCGATGAGGAAGGGAAGGAAGGATTTTCAGTCAAGAAGAAACAAATTTTTGGCTGCAAACGACActcagactcacgacttgccAAACACAAAGAAAAAGAGAAAACACGAAACACCAGAAAAAATCCCAAAGAAAGCTGCGgacaactcacgactcgctgTGACtcttcttttccttttttgCTTTTCTTTCTGCAAGAAATCAGGCGGAATCTTACATTCTTAGgatagtcgtgagtcgtgagtgacgGGGGGTCGCGGAcagcaaatcgtgaatcgtgaatcgatcACCGTGGAGCTGAGTGGCACAAGGCACGAGGtacaaatcgtgaaggTGggtacagtcgtgagtcgtgagtcagtcgtgaatcCTGTAGATGCTACATCTCGTGTCTACACCTCCGCTTGAGTCGCTACTTCCCCACATCGAACTTGAGTGCGAGAGATCTGTGGTGTGAGCTGCGAGAGTCATCAAACAGGACATTCATCCCTGgctcattcgtgattgtgtcaatacagtcgtgagtttaCAAATCATACGCAGAGGACCGTACAAATGACGAGGAAGAAAAGAAGAAAGGCTCACCgcacagacacgagatcCAATCACAAGTCGCAATCGTCAATTGTGAATTTTGCAGCTGCGTAGAACCACGAACTGACTGAATCGTAAATatgccaatcacgaattataTCAGGCACAACTCCgcccactcacgactcgttTCAGCTCTCACACGCAGAAAGcggtgattcgtgattcgtgattcacgattgacgcTGACTGCCTGTTCAGCTCGAATTCTCCACATCGTCAGCGCGACGACGCACGGAATCGTCGACGCTCTTTTTCCCATCGATCCAGCATCATCTCCAAGCTCGCACGTCGTAGCTTGACTGCCATACTCGAACGAAACCGACCTGGTCCCGCACCGCACTCGTCCAGACCTCTGCTCGTGTTCGATCTACCCCAGACTTCTCGGACACTGTATCGTACCTAGCGTCACGAATCTCTTATCATTAGGACAGCAAACACCACCTTTTTCAGCTTCAACCCCCTTCTCGAAACGTATTCAAGATGTCGGGAGAAGGTGCGTGGGCTCACCGTCGTAAATGCTGCTGTCAGGTGGCTCAGAAGGGAATCGTACTGACATTTGTGCTCTTATCTCGCTTTGCCCGTTCCTTCTTTGTAACGCCGCTCCCCATGTTCGACGATCTGTCACACGGCAACCCTATCGCacacctcctcctcttcacATCCGACACGACGCTAAACCATGGTGGTGGCCACAATCTACAGGATGGCTTTTCCTGCTCTCGGTCCTGCTTTCGGCGGTCCTTCTCTTCACTATGGTTTTCTTCGTGCGTACTCAATATCATGCAATCCAGGGTGCGGATCCAGTTTGACCATGCCCATCGCTGACTCCTTTCTCACTGGTCTCAATTTTTATCCTCCGGGCAACATCTGC of Mycosarcoma maydis chromosome 7, whole genome shotgun sequence contains these proteins:
- a CDS encoding uncharacterized protein (related to General alpha-glucoside permease), with translation MPSISPQHTAEPSSSTQSTLHSTPAVSQVRIQTPEAPASLDELLKSPHNPALQIRQPSSTLRGATPDDQRRRNGFHLWRTESEDARNARLRQAIQAAEAQANAPPSLKHRLGNALGKASDWIQSRGFLSLYRLNPIQLGDGTEAILSDAFAVRSPKLSRLGLIVLTISLAGAQLAWTLELAYGTPYLLSLGLSQQSTSLVWLAGPLSGLIAQPVVGSLSDHSTSSFRRRKYMIISALLLTVSTITLAYSVPISTSLVDLFGGGLADWDPRRHDLVHSTTQIISVMAFWILDFALNGLQAASRALILDTAPSEQQTIANAWQGRMTHAGNVVGYLCGWVDLASWKSLRWLGGGQFRRFAMISLLAMISCVSVTISCISESPTDDRFSQSTHQRQSMCTSAWSTAQATLDDVWHAIRRLPRSVRRVCLVQLFAFMGWFPFLFYSTTYILQIAQYERNLEHRRTHDDLILVQPFDAGQGGQAGRPSSDRDAERGSFAMLMFALISLVSAALLPYLALAGEKRDQPCLKNADSNNGQETPTPPLQINIPADRASLWSEPRHTADREHSERISRVQRVTRGLVQGLTLRTFWSVASIVFAALMLVGTAWASTVRQATVVIALVGVPWSVAAWAPFALVGEFVREAEDGASPFEFEQDHWSPARMRARAAATEEGRPRKHSQPSAHESVSRVDQADVGAGGGFKYIDQVSPTRMGRGGEQGARERIRASLVDCAPLPRTSTASSEDVESLHVAPHCGDGGGWRSSSYSSHAPTPQNATGGAGTILGIHNLAIVAPQFVVAIIASLIFSAVHSSLSATHLVLNSPALASLADRDHRVAQGGVVNPAKGTVWVLRFGGSMALIAAVVARFVPLTLSERQRRYPAQQPIQHHAAGQHDDYRDVL
- a CDS encoding uncharacterized protein (related to TSR4 - cytoplasmic protein required for correct processing of the 20S pre-rRNA), coding for MPQPASDDGYDSDSGSEFDASDVQLGLADGPLEGDDEANPLVSRIGGRAAWLPMKACPSDKIAQCNSCEQQMQLLVQIFAPLVESPYDRCLLVWGCARPACQRNDASSLRVIRTLKFNRRWAAKLEKQKAKRLAREQAKKEREAAAAKAKQEQEERAKINPFSAPAGGANAGLGGLLFGGSSDNPFATAAAAAPASATHVADEAQDSDDESGDESDEGDEESESERLAEELALKSDLAASAPTAESTWVESSTRYPPLYLNTVPEPCSSSLSKKLSKQEAAMLKSASASGALTTTDSAADDADLKGFAKEGYEKMLLDGIDDTFERFLKRVSVEPRQAVRYEFGGQPIAFHAKGKIYDLLWPKEYQPKAGQGVAVTKGQFTAGSAAPGERSFSARAVPPCQQCGAERVFEAQLMPNLINLLRADQIQAADGSVAPDALEVSLSETQDEEAKRKAAIEQALGRRLPGSAEGNGQKATTGDLTFDARTGLVWSTAFVFVCKNDCCNGELHGDDECWQEEVVLAQFEDEQ